One window from the genome of Pelobates fuscus isolate aPelFus1 chromosome 13, aPelFus1.pri, whole genome shotgun sequence encodes:
- the ALKBH1 gene encoding nucleic acid dioxygenase ALKBH1 produces MGKMAACRLEQGEDAFRKIFRLYKRRNPPPDLSGVLEFTRGHPGVKPKELTIGALSDHDACRAGLQPLDQWKVYGLEGYPGFLFVSNPFLPGWQHRWVRQCLKVYPQKPNVCNLDLHMRAEQTANIWESSKEQLRERASDRRSQKSLLEKLRWVTLGYHYNWDTKKYSVDHHSTFPPDLAELSRCVSRACGFSKFQPEAGILNYYHMDSSLGIHVDESELDQHSPLLSFCFGQSCIYLLGGLSRELAPTPMMMHSGDIMIMAGPSRLLYHAVPRILPHPGGGLLPPSLTGPPSDNTPTPPSLTEPCSSQDWEVCAQYLHDSRINMTVRQVLEDGCSFPVGEDMRHEQIHATKEDSYHQDEPETPGQEGEGQHLLTKRIKTT; encoded by the exons ATGGGGAAGATGGCCGCCTGCAGGCTGGAGCAAGGGGAGGATGCCTTCAGAAAGATATTCCGTCTGTATAAACGGAGGAACCCCCCACCTGACCTCAGTGGGGTGCTAGAGTTTACCAGAGGACATCCTGGA gtaaagcccaaagagCTGACTATTGGTGCTCTAAGTGACCATGATGCCTGCCGAGCTGGTTTACAACCTTTGGACCAGTGGAAGGTTTATGGCCTTGAAGGTTACCCAG GATTTCTTTTTGTATCAAATCCCTTCCTGCCTGGTTGGCAGCATCGCTGGGTGAGACAATGTCTAAAGGTTTATCCACAGAAACCAAATGTATGCAACCTAGATCTTCATATGAGAGCCGAGCAGACCGCCAACATATGGGAGAGTAGCAAGGAGCAGCTCAG AGAGAGAGCCTCTGATCGCAGAAGCCAGAAGAGCCTGTTGGAGAAGCTTCGCTGGGTTACCCTTGGCTATCACTATAACTGGGACACTAAG AAGTACTCAGTCGACCATCACTCCACCTTCCCCCCAGACTTAGCTGAGCTTTCACGCTGCGTCTCCCGAGCTTGTGGTTTCTCCAAGTTTCAACCAGAGGCAGGGATCCTCAATTACTATCACATGGACTCATCTCTTGGAATTCACGTGGATGAGTCCGAGCTGGACCAGCACAGTCCCCTCCTCTCTTTCTG CTTTGGACAGTCCTGTATATATTTGCTGGGAGGCTTGAGCAGGGAGCTGGCTCCCACTCCAATGATGATGCACAGCGGTGATATCATGATAATGGCAGGTCCTAGCCGACTATTATACCACGCTGTGCCAAGGATACTTCCCCATCCAGGAGGTGGCCTTTTGCCTCCAAGTCTAACTGGGCCACCATCTGACAATactcctactcctccttctctCACTGAGccatgttcttcccaagactggGAAGTATGTGCACAATATTTACATGACTCCCGTATTAACATGACGGTCAGGCAGGTACTGGAGGATGGCTGCAGCTTTCCAGTAGGGGAGGACATGAGGCATGAACAAATCCATGCAACCAAAGAAGACTCTTATCACCAGGATGAACCAGAAACACCGGGACAGGAAGGTGAGGGACAGCACCTACTCACCAAACGCATTAAGACCACGTAG
- the SLIRP gene encoding SRA stem-loop-interacting RNA-binding protein, mitochondrial: MAAQARKVYEVFVSQIPWTLATRELKEYFSQFGTIKKCLLPFDKETGFHKGYSWVTFAAEEGLQNTLQKDTHLIEGAKLQVQLKRSLSRNPDRD; this comes from the exons ATGGCGGCTCAGGCGAGGAAGGTGTATGAAGTGTTCGTGTCCCAGATCCCATGGACACTGGCCACCA gaGAACTGAAGGAATATTTTTCACAGTTTGGGACAATAAAGAAATGTCTTTTGCCATTT GACAAAGAGACTGGGTTCCACAAAGGATATAGTTGGGTCACTTTCGCGGCAGAAGAAGGGTTGCAGAACACACTTCAAAAGGACACACACCTCATCGAAGGAGCAAAG CTCCAGGTTCAACTGAAAAGAAGTCTGTCCAGAAACCCTGACCGAGACTGA